TCTCTTATCTAAATGTATGAAGACAATGGGGATTTGATGAAAAGAAAAGCGGAGCCGGGTTGGGCAGAGGCGACAAGCATAACCAACAAAAAGGCTGTCCCCATAATCCAGGGAACAGCCTTCTTATCAACCTTACGTATTCAAATTCTTTTGCAATAATTTAACTGGGATGAGAGTAGTGAGCAGCAAGAGTGCAGACCATGTGAAAACCATTGAGACACTCATGACTTCCAGGAGAAGCCCGACCCCCACTGACGATAAGCCGAACAAGAGCGTGGTTAACGCCCCTTGTGCAGCATAAATCTTCCCGAGCTCTTCCGGCGGCGCACTCTCCTGTAAATACGTCTGAAGCACTACGTTCTTTATTTGATCAAATAAGCCGAACACAAACGACAGGATAAGCGCCATCACGGCTATTTTATTCCAGGCAAATACAAGAGTGACACCTGAAGTGACAATCATGCAGAAGGGGAGCCACTTATGCCGGTGTTTTGAAAAGATGCCATGCAGCTTAAATATGAGATAGGAGGCAAGGACCAATCCCACAAAGAAGCTTGAATTGATGAATCCCCACCATTCTTCCCCCCGCTGAAGCAAGAGATCCACATATAAATAAAGAACGGCCGCAATCCAGACGGTCCCTGAAATCGACTCCAGTCCGTATATCCAAAAAACGGGGACCAGCCCTTTCCGGCTTTTCACCTGAGACCAGCCCTCCCCAAGCTCCTGCCACCAAATCTTGCGAACTTCCAGCGTGCTACTTGGAATGACCGGCAGCTTCAGCATATAAAAAGTGCTGGCCAGAAACAAGAGGATCACCACAATGAAAAGATTCGTTGCATTCAGGACTGCTAAAAGAATACCGCCCAAAGCCCAGCTTGAGAATTGAATCGTCTGATCGACGGTTGAGAGGAAGCCATTCGCACCCATCAGCTCCTCTCTCTTAACCAGAAATGGCACATATGCATTTCTCGCCGGCAGTGCCCAACCATCCAGAAAAGAAATGATACTCGCACAACTGAGATACATCCACACATTTCCACTACCCAGTACCATCATCAGGAGGAACACGCATAAAAAAAATGTCTTCCCCATTTGCGAATACGCGATCAAGCTCTTCATCTGTGTACGATTCAACAACAAAGGCGCTGCCATGCTGCTGATGAATCGTGAAAAGGTGATCACTAAAGGAACGGCCGTCATGTAAACAGCAGAACCGGTCATATTGTATACAAGGGAGATCAACCCTACGATATAGAAGATATCCCCCATATTGGCCAATGACTGACCGAACCACAGATTTCTAAATGCATTGGAATGCATATCTCTTCCTCCCTCTATTCAGTTTATATATAGGTAAGAAAAGAACAGCATCACATCGGAACAAAGATCCCCTTTCAGAATCAAAACGATTTATGTATGATTTCATTTTAGCAAACTGATGGTGAATTTGCAGGTAATACTTTAGTTTATTGTACATATGTATATGCGCGTGCAGATTTTATGGGAAAATGGCCAGTCTCGCCTATAACAAAAAAAGCCTCCTTAATCAAAGAAGACTTCATCTGTTCCCGTTATTCCTTCACCGAGATGTTGAGTACCTTTTCATTGTCTAGATCGTGTACCACGATGACAACGACCTTTTTCTCGGCATTATTTTCTTGAACGGTAAATTCAAAGGCATCGGATACCTTGTTCTCCGTCATTTTCTTGCGTCCCTGGTACTGATAATCCTTTACAGGCTGTCCGGGATAGTCCTCTTTGATGACGGCTGTCGCAATGCGTCCAAACTTCTTATAATCCGACTGCTCGGCATGCGCCTGACTTGAAAATACCAGAAAAAATACAGTTGATAACATCACGATTGCTTTCTTCATTTTCATCACCTCTGTTTACGTTTCATTACATAGGATGAATTAATCAGGCGTTTTTATTCACCCAATAGAAGGAAAACGAGCATTTGCAACAGTACCAACTTTTACAGAGAAAAAAATACGGTTTCTCGTGCAAAATAGGAGTACCCCTTCAGAAGGAGGGAAACCAAGTGAACAAAGTCGATTACGATCGGGCCTTGTATTACACTCACCGATCAGAATGGGATAACCTGTTGATCCTTATGGTGAGAACGAAGGATGACCTTCTTTCAAAAAGAATTGAACATTTCTTACATGCGTATCATTTTTCAAATGATTACACGGTTGTAGAGCGTAATCTCTATACGCTTTTACGATATATCGAACATGCAAACTTCACCTATAGTGTCGAGCAACCACTTCAGGAAACCTTTGCAGAGATGTAACAAAAAGAGAATTCCACCTACGGCTGATCCAATTAGTATACGCTATTGGATCAGCTTTTATTTATTTCCATCATTATTTCCAGGTGCACATAAAAAAAACCGGCAAAATGCCGATTTTTATCATTGGGACGAAATTTCAGTTTTTACCAGTTCAGCTGCTTTTACATACACCTTTAGTTCCCTCATCAGGTCATCCACTAACTTTGCAGGTTCCTCTAATAGCCCATCACTTTCATAATCAAAACAGTGGGGATCAAGAACAAGCTGCTTCGGAATGACATTTGCATACACTCCCCGACCGACGATACGAAGATTATTCAAGCAGTTGATACCGCCTTTCCCCCCGCCTGCGCATGCAAGAAGCGCGACAGGTTTATGAGCGAATTGCTCACTGCTTAAGAAATCGAGTGCATTTTTGAGTGCCCCGCTCATACCGCTGTGATATTCCGGGGAAGCTAAAATGACGGCGTCCGCATCTTTCACTTTTTTCTTAAGTGATTGAACGGCGGCGACCTCCGATTGCTCCTGTTCTCCCGTATACAGAGGAAGCGAGCCATCACTTAAATCAACAAGATCACAATCATATGTCCTTGCAATGAATCTTGACGCAATTCCAGTGCGTCCGCGTTTTCTCGGGCTTCCGTTAATGATTACAATGCTCATGTCATAAAAATCCTTTCCAGATTAATTTTTTGTCAATTGATGTTTCACGGCATAGAGTGCCGCCTGTGTCCGATCTGACACTTCCAGCTTGGAAAAAATATTCGAAATATGGGTCTTGACGGTTTTTTCCGTAATATAGAGGCTTGAAGCAATCTCTTTATTACTCTTCCCTTTCGTCAGCTCAATCAAAACATCCTTCTCCCGTTTGGTCAGTTCATGGATTTTATGGGGATGCTCTTGTTTCGTGATCCTTGTCAGTAAATGATTGGTTGCTTTCGGGTGAAGAGAATTTTCACCTGAAAGCAGTTTTCGGATCCCGCTCACTAATTCATCAGGTTCAATGTCCTTTAACTGATATCCAGCCGCTCCTGCTTCTATAGCGGGAATCACGTGATTCTGGTCGGAAAAGCTCGTCAGCATCAAAATTTGAATGTCTGGATAATTCTTTTTAATTTCCCTGGTCGCCTGGATCCCGTCCATGACCGGCATCATCAGATCCATTAGAATGATGTCGGGTTTCAAGTCTCCAGCCATTCGAACGGCCTCTTGCCCATCCTTCGCTTCACCGACGATATCCAAATCCTTTTGAGTTTTTAAAAAGAAAACCAATCCCCTCCGCACGACGTGGTGATCATCTGCTATCAATACTCTAATCATTTACCCGGCACCTCCTAATACGGTAATCGAACTGATATGACCGTTCCCCTTCCAAGCTGACTGTCGATGGTCAGCGTACCACCAATGTTTTTCACACGTTCTTTCATACTTTGGATCCCTACTGAAGGCAGGGACTGCTTTCCGTCATAGTGAAATCCATATCCTCTATCTTCAATCTTCAGATCGATGGATTGCAGCTCACTTTTCAATGTATAGAGGATGTGTTTTTCCCCGGAATGCTTTTTACAATTATTCAGCGCTTCCTGACTGACACGCCACAACACTTCTTCTATTTTAGAGCTTAGAGAAATGACTCCTTCAACTTTCGTTTCCAAAGTCAATCCAAGCATTTCTGCATATCCTTTGGCCGCTTCTACGACTCCATTCTCAAGTCCATGAGGTCTCAATTGCCAGATGAGGGCCCTCATTTCCGATAAGGCTTCCTGAGCCATCCCTTGAATCGTTTTGAACGTATCCTTTACCTCTTCATCCCCCGTCATTTCTGCCCCTCCCCTTGCCGTTAAAGTAAGGGAAAACAACAATTGATTGACCGAATCATGAAGATCTCTTGCCAGTCGGTTCCTTTCTCCGATCAATGCGACTTCCTGCTCTTTTTTCGTGAGCAGAATGCGCTTGATGGCGGATCCGATTTGGAAGGCAACGGATTCAAGAAGCGCCAGTTCGTCTGTTGTGAAATGGGTCTTGTTCGGTGCTGCGACATTCAATAGCCCAAAGGACTCATCCCCGGACTGGAGGGGGACCGTCGCATGGTGCGTAATATCATCTGTATCTTCCCTGTTCTCTTCGATGGCCTGCTCGATCCGCTGACATTCAATAATATTGGACGCTTTGGTCAGTTTACCTTTGCGGAATCGATTCACACACCAGCACCCACCCTTTTTCATCGGCTCACATTGACGGTCTGAGAGGGATCCTGGCAGATTCTCATAAGAAACAAGTTCGTGGCTTCCTTCTTTTTCAATGAAAAAGATCCACCCTGTTGTAAAGCTTGAACCTCTGATCAGCTTCTTCAGTGCACCTGAAAGCATGGAATCAAGCTCTGTTTCGTTATTCAGCAACTCGGCTATCTCTTTCAAAAGTCCGATATTTGAAAGGGATTCAGAATTCATATTCATCGTCCTCTCCGATCCTATACTACTATTATATAGATTTCACATAAATCCGGTATTATCAAAAAGAAGGATACCATTCTACGACCTTTGACCGAAAACACACGTTCCCGCCACAATCCAAAAAAACAAGAGATGCAGGAACACATCTCTTGTTTTAGAAGGATAAAAGGTTTACGCCTTCCCTACAGACGAACGGATCATCGTCTCGACTTTCGCCATGATGGCATCCTGCAGAGCTTGTAATTTATCATCGCTGTCGCTTTCGGTCTCACCGATCACGCTGAAATAGAACTTGATCTTCGGTTCGGTCCCTGATGGACGGAGGCAAATCCAAGATCCATCTTCAAGATGATATTTCAACACATTGGAAGAAGGCAGATGAATGGAGGTTTCCTCACCGGATACCAAATCCAGTTTCTTACTTGTCTTGTAGTCCTCTGAAGAAACCACACGTAAACCTGCCACTTCTTTCAACGGTTCGTTCCTGAAGTCCTTCAGGATCCCCTGAATTTGTTCGGCCCCTTCTTTTCCTTTAAGAGTCAGACTCTTCAGTCCTTCCTGATAGAACCCGTGTACTTCAAATAATTCATGGAGGACATTGTATAGCGTTTTGCCTTCTTTTTTATAATAGGCAGCCGCTTCCGCTGCCATCAATACGGCTTGAATGGCATCCTTATCACGGGCAAAGTCGCCGATCAGGTATCCATAGCTCTCTTCGTATCCGAATAAGAATGAATACTCGCCTGTTTCTTCGTATTGCTTGATTTTTTCCCCGATGAATTTAAAACCAGTCAGTACATCCTCGACTGAAGCGCCATAATGCTCAGCGACTTTACGGCCCAATTCGGATGTCACGATGGTTTTGAATACCCGGCCGTTCTCAGGGATCATGTTCTTTTGCTGTTTGCGAGCAAGGATATAATCCAGGAGGATGGCCCCTGTCTGGTTTCCGGTAAGGAGGATATACTCGCCTGCTTCCCCTTTTACCGCTACACCTAAACGGTCTGCATCGGGATCCGTCGCAATCAGGATATCCGCGTCGATTTCCTTCCCGTCTCGGATGCTGTATTCAAATGCCGCTTTATCTTCAGGGTTCGGAGACTTCACTGTTGTAAACTCAGGATCAGGGACTGCCTGTTCCTTTACAATGTGAACTTGCTCATACCCTAATGCTTTCAACCCTTTTTCAGCCATCTTCAAGGCAGTGCCATGCAGAGGTGAAAATACGATTTTTAAATCGGTTTCCTTGGCAATCTGAGGCTTCTCTGAAATCGAAATCAAATGTTCCAGGTATGATTGATCGATGTCTTCCCCGATCATTTTAATCAGGCCGGCTGATTTTAATTCTTCTTCGGTCCGAACATGGATTTCCAGTTCGTTTTCAACGGCATTCACTTTCCCGATCACTGCATCCGCTACGTGTGGAGGAAGTTGAGCACCATCTTCCCCGTACACTTTATACCCATTGTATTCAGGTGGATTATGGCTTGCAGTCACCACAATGCCTGAGAATGCCTTTAGCTGCCGCAGGGCAAATGAAAGCTCCGGTGTCGGTTTCAATTCATCGAAGACATATGTTTGGATGCCATGGGTTGCCAGGGTCTTCGCTGACTCCATGGCGAATTCAGGTGATTTATAACGTGAGTCGTAAGCGATTACAACTCCGCGGTTTTTAGCCTCTTCTCCTTGCTCTTCTATGTATCGCGCCAGTCCTTCAGAGGCTTTTCTGACTGTATAAATGTTCATTCGATTGGTTCCGGGACCGATTTCTCCCCTCATTCCACCCGTACCGAATTCAAGGTTTTTGTAGAATGCGTCTTCCAAGGACTTTTCGTCGTCTTTCATTGACTCTAAAAGTTCATTGACTTCTTTGTCCAGGTGTAAGTAGCTGCTCCATTTTTCCCAAGATGTTTTCCAACTCAAAACGATCCCCTCCTAATGCTGTATAATAATGAATTCTATCATATATTGTAGAATTCCTTCTAAAACAATCCGTCACATGTCGACAAGATTCGTTTAATCCTTATTTTAGCATAATTTCTATTTGAAAGAATCAGTATGTTTGTGTTGATAAAAAAAGCGAGTGCTGGTTGATTTCCACTCCAGGTGCTCGCTTTCCGCGGGGCGTGAGTTGAGCCTCCTCGGGCTCTGCCCTGCGGGGTCTCAACTTTCCCGCATTTCCCGCAGGAGTCGAGCACCTTCCGTTCCAATCAACTTTATAAGGTAGTGTGTAATCGTTAAAAATATAAATATTCATTAAAATAAATGATCCTATACCCACGATATATTTACCGAAGGATGTTTAAATATGCTTTCATTAAATAAAGCCCCGCTGAACAAATCAGCAGGGCTTTTGATGTGCATTATTTTTTATAATTCACTCCATAGACATCATGGCGGCGGTCTTTGAGTTGACGGACGGTGCCTGATTGGCGCTGGCGGCGGAGGACTTCGAGGTCGACGTCTCCGATCATGACCATTTCGATGTTCGGGTTGGTTTCGCCTACGATTCCGTCACGTGCGAATTCAAAGTCAGACGGGGCAAAGATGCCGGACTGGGCATATTGGATGTCCATATTTTCCGTTTGCGGAAGATTTCCGACCGTACCGGAAATGACTGTATAGATCTGATTCTCGACTGCACGGGCCTGTGCACAGTATCTGACGCGAAGATAGCCTTGACGATCCTCTGTACAGAATGGGGTAAAGATGATCTTCGCTCCTTTGTCTGTAGCGATACGGGCAAGCTCGGGGAATTCAATATCATAGCATATTTGAATCGCGATCTTCCCACAATCCGTATCGAAGACCCTGACGGAATCCCCTGGGCTGATCCCCCACCATTTCCGTTCATTCGGCGTGATATGAACTTTGTATTGCTTCTCGATCGTCCCATCACGACGGAAGAGATAGGCAATATTGTAGATCTCATCGTTTTCTTCCTTGACGAAGTGTGAACCCCCGATAATGTTGACATTGTACCGAACAGCAAGGTCCGTGAATAATTCAATGTAGTCCTCTGTGAAATCAGTCAATCTTCTGACTGCAAGGCTTGGTGACTGAATATTCAGGAATGACATGAGCTGGGTGGTGAAAATCTCAGGGAACACCACGAAATCTGATTTCGCATCGGAAGCCACATCGGTGAAGTACTCCACCTGATTGGCAAACTCTTCAAAGGAGTTGATTTTCCGCATCATATATTGAACGACACAGATCCGGACCGGATAGCTCGTTTTGAAATGACGTTTGCTGGATGGACGGTAGTCGACATTATTCCATTCCATCAGTGTGGCGTATTTATGGGACCGTTTATCATCCGGCAGGTAGTTCGGATTGATTCTCATCAGGGTGAATCCGTTCAGAAGCTGGAACGAAAGGACTGGATCATAAATCTTGTGACGCCCCACCGAATCCACATACTCCCTTGGAGACATTTCATCAGAATGTTTATGATAATTCGGGATGCGTCCCCCGATGATGATACTCTTTAAATTCCACTGCCTGGCAAGGTCCTTCCTTGCTTCATACAAACGGTGGCCTACCTTCATGCGCCGGTAATCAGGGTGCACCATCACTTCGATCCCGTACAGGTTATAGCCATCGGGATTGTGGTTCGTTATGTAACCATTATCCGTTACATCATCCCATGTATGGCGGTCGTCATACTCATCAAAGTTGATGATCAGACTCGAGCATGATGCGATGATCTCCCCATCTAGTTCTGCTACGAGCTGACCTTCCGGAAACACTTCCAGGTGACTTTCCAAGTGCGCCACTTTCCATGGATCCATCCCGGGAAAGCAGACCGACTGCATATTGATGATATCTTGAATGTCCTTATGTTCCATTGGACGAATGATCATTTTCTTTTCGAACTGCGATAAATCCAGTTTTTCTGCCATCTATGATCTACTCCTTCATAAAATACCTGAATTATATACCCTTATAGTGCACTGTTGAAACGAAGTTCATGACAGTCCATTTCTTTTATTTTAGCAAAGGGGTGAGGATTTTTTGAAGAAATATGATTTGCATCTTCAACATCAAGCAAAAATAGAAGCATCCGATTAAATGGATGCTTCCTTTCGTTTTAACCTTTAATATAATAAGCCGTTGCTTCCCAAGGGTTTAAAGTAAATGCATCTTTTTCATGCAGCTCTTCGTTTGATATGAGGATTTCCGCTTGAGTGATATCAAAGGAAGCGATGTTGTCGATGACTTGCTCTTCTCCTGACACATTGCAAAGGACGAGAATCTTTTCATCCCCATGTGTTCTCGTATAGGCATATACGGAAGGGTGATCTGCATAGTGAAGCTCGAACGATCCGTATGGAATGATGTCATGTTTTTTGCGGATGGCGATCAACTTTTGATAGTAGTAGAAAATGGATTCTGGATCGTTCAAGGCTTTTTCGGCATTGA
The DNA window shown above is from Rossellomorea vietnamensis and carries:
- a CDS encoding MFS transporter — translated: MHSNAFRNLWFGQSLANMGDIFYIVGLISLVYNMTGSAVYMTAVPLVITFSRFISSMAAPLLLNRTQMKSLIAYSQMGKTFFLCVFLLMMVLGSGNVWMYLSCASIISFLDGWALPARNAYVPFLVKREELMGANGFLSTVDQTIQFSSWALGGILLAVLNATNLFIVVILLFLASTFYMLKLPVIPSSTLEVRKIWWQELGEGWSQVKSRKGLVPVFWIYGLESISGTVWIAAVLYLYVDLLLQRGEEWWGFINSSFFVGLVLASYLIFKLHGIFSKHRHKWLPFCMIVTSGVTLVFAWNKIAVMALILSFVFGLFDQIKNVVLQTYLQESAPPEELGKIYAAQGALTTLLFGLSSVGVGLLLEVMSVSMVFTWSALLLLTTLIPVKLLQKNLNT
- a CDS encoding DUF3889 domain-containing protein, whose amino-acid sequence is MKKAIVMLSTVFFLVFSSQAHAEQSDYKKFGRIATAVIKEDYPGQPVKDYQYQGRKKMTENKVSDAFEFTVQENNAEKKVVVIVVHDLDNEKVLNISVKE
- a CDS encoding YhdB family protein — translated: MNKVDYDRALYYTHRSEWDNLLILMVRTKDDLLSKRIEHFLHAYHFSNDYTVVERNLYTLLRYIEHANFTYSVEQPLQETFAEM
- a CDS encoding NADPH-dependent FMN reductase — encoded protein: MSIVIINGSPRKRGRTGIASRFIARTYDCDLVDLSDGSLPLYTGEQEQSEVAAVQSLKKKVKDADAVILASPEYHSGMSGALKNALDFLSSEQFAHKPVALLACAGGGKGGINCLNNLRIVGRGVYANVIPKQLVLDPHCFDYESDGLLEEPAKLVDDLMRELKVYVKAAELVKTEISSQ
- a CDS encoding response regulator, which encodes MIRVLIADDHHVVRRGLVFFLKTQKDLDIVGEAKDGQEAVRMAGDLKPDIILMDLMMPVMDGIQATREIKKNYPDIQILMLTSFSDQNHVIPAIEAGAAGYQLKDIEPDELVSGIRKLLSGENSLHPKATNHLLTRITKQEHPHKIHELTKREKDVLIELTKGKSNKEIASSLYITEKTVKTHISNIFSKLEVSDRTQAALYAVKHQLTKN
- a CDS encoding GAF domain-containing sensor histidine kinase, whose amino-acid sequence is MNSESLSNIGLLKEIAELLNNETELDSMLSGALKKLIRGSSFTTGWIFFIEKEGSHELVSYENLPGSLSDRQCEPMKKGGCWCVNRFRKGKLTKASNIIECQRIEQAIEENREDTDDITHHATVPLQSGDESFGLLNVAAPNKTHFTTDELALLESVAFQIGSAIKRILLTKKEQEVALIGERNRLARDLHDSVNQLLFSLTLTARGGAEMTGDEEVKDTFKTIQGMAQEALSEMRALIWQLRPHGLENGVVEAAKGYAEMLGLTLETKVEGVISLSSKIEEVLWRVSQEALNNCKKHSGEKHILYTLKSELQSIDLKIEDRGYGFHYDGKQSLPSVGIQSMKERVKNIGGTLTIDSQLGRGTVISVRLPY
- a CDS encoding phospho-sugar mutase, whose product is MSWKTSWEKWSSYLHLDKEVNELLESMKDDEKSLEDAFYKNLEFGTGGMRGEIGPGTNRMNIYTVRKASEGLARYIEEQGEEAKNRGVVIAYDSRYKSPEFAMESAKTLATHGIQTYVFDELKPTPELSFALRQLKAFSGIVVTASHNPPEYNGYKVYGEDGAQLPPHVADAVIGKVNAVENELEIHVRTEEELKSAGLIKMIGEDIDQSYLEHLISISEKPQIAKETDLKIVFSPLHGTALKMAEKGLKALGYEQVHIVKEQAVPDPEFTTVKSPNPEDKAAFEYSIRDGKEIDADILIATDPDADRLGVAVKGEAGEYILLTGNQTGAILLDYILARKQQKNMIPENGRVFKTIVTSELGRKVAEHYGASVEDVLTGFKFIGEKIKQYEETGEYSFLFGYEESYGYLIGDFARDKDAIQAVLMAAEAAAYYKKEGKTLYNVLHELFEVHGFYQEGLKSLTLKGKEGAEQIQGILKDFRNEPLKEVAGLRVVSSEDYKTSKKLDLVSGEETSIHLPSSNVLKYHLEDGSWICLRPSGTEPKIKFYFSVIGETESDSDDKLQALQDAIMAKVETMIRSSVGKA
- a CDS encoding bifunctional GNAT family N-acetyltransferase/carbon-nitrogen hydrolase family protein, with the protein product MAEKLDLSQFEKKMIIRPMEHKDIQDIINMQSVCFPGMDPWKVAHLESHLEVFPEGQLVAELDGEIIASCSSLIINFDEYDDRHTWDDVTDNGYITNHNPDGYNLYGIEVMVHPDYRRMKVGHRLYEARKDLARQWNLKSIIIGGRIPNYHKHSDEMSPREYVDSVGRHKIYDPVLSFQLLNGFTLMRINPNYLPDDKRSHKYATLMEWNNVDYRPSSKRHFKTSYPVRICVVQYMMRKINSFEEFANQVEYFTDVASDAKSDFVVFPEIFTTQLMSFLNIQSPSLAVRRLTDFTEDYIELFTDLAVRYNVNIIGGSHFVKEENDEIYNIAYLFRRDGTIEKQYKVHITPNERKWWGISPGDSVRVFDTDCGKIAIQICYDIEFPELARIATDKGAKIIFTPFCTEDRQGYLRVRYCAQARAVENQIYTVISGTVGNLPQTENMDIQYAQSGIFAPSDFEFARDGIVGETNPNIEMVMIGDVDLEVLRRQRQSGTVRQLKDRRHDVYGVNYKK